One Solanum pennellii chromosome 9, SPENNV200 DNA segment encodes these proteins:
- the LOC107031681 gene encoding restin homolog isoform X1, whose product MEEEKKKRKNKKKKNKQTKVIENNAVGVEESASSNQNHPAEIRGSEAHTDDTSGIDDDSNRHDTEGAKVSSLAENEKHRRMDSEAIFEEKLKQFSWEKDASLLKESNLNERIKQLQNENNSHLHKEASFEMKIMQLQDQISSLRRQEANQEEKIRQLHMEKDLYLQKEAEFEMKNSQLQSEKNSWLLKEGGLEKRNNELVEEVEKLNSKRHEYQVNLEKKVKEMEKETENRVQKEVSLEERISVLVDEVENSNTTRVSLEEEVKETEKERENWVQKEKSFREIISSLSGDNALLETQVKEFEELRTNILQENQLLKANIQVLQTQVYNLEKSAGPPCLPTGHEMNTPENGDLNSEVVATQALVDKLIDENVELVEKVKNLYVELERRDPPMEISSYLGSDVITTSSEAARTANESALGSHKMPGAVHKHEVDHTTEPKSQPSEALLQSSERLQSLKDTIDKTVSDDEHGSKIDSRIVVNSSEIESDEIVQIPLDENEVQSADLEVTSVDQDQYEEEVPLTNAPLIGAPFRLISFFARYVSGADLVNKNSATSNQ is encoded by the exons atggaagaagagaagaagaagaggaagaacaagaaaaagaagaataaacaAACCAAAGTAATAGAAAATAATGCCGTCGGTGTAGAAGAATCCGCTTCCTCCAATCAGAACCATCCTGCTGAAATACGTGGTTCTGAAGCACATACTGATGATACTTCGGGGATAGATGACGATTCTAATAGACATGACACTGAGGGTGCCAAAGTC TCATCTTTAGCGGAGAACGAGAAACACCGTAGGATGGATTCAGAG GCTATCTTCGAGGAGAAACTTAAACAGTTCTCATGGGAAAAAGATGCCAGTTTACTGAAGGAG TCTAACTTGAACGAGAGGATTAAACAACTTCAGAATGAAAATAACAGTCATCTGCATAAAGAG GCTAGTTTTGAGATGAAAATCATGCAATTGCAAGATCAAATTAGTAGTCTCAGGAGGCAAGAG GCTAACCAAGAAGAAAAGATAAGACAATTGCATATGGAGAAGGATCTTTACTTGCAGAAAGAG gctgagtttgagatgaagaaTTCTCAGTTACAAAGTGAAAAGAATTCCTGGCTTCTAAAGGAG GGTGGCTTAGAGAAAAGAAATAATGAGTTGGTGGAGGAAGTGGAGAAGTTGAATTCAAAGAGG CATGAATATCAGGtcaatttggaaaaaaaagtaaaagagatGGAGAAGGAAACAGAAAACAGGGTCCAGAAGGAG GTTAGCTTGGAGGAAAGAATCAGTGTGTTGGTGGATGAAGTGGAAAATTCAAATACAACGAgg GTGAGCTTGGAGGAGGAAGTAAAAGAGACGGAGAAGGAAAGAGAGAACTGGGTCCAAAAGGAG AAATCATTCAGAGAAATAATTTccagcctaagtggtgataatGCACTTTTAGAGACGCAG GTGAAGGAGTTCGAAGAGTTGAGGACCAATATATTACAAGAAAATCAGTTACTGAAAGCAAATATACAAGTACTGCAGACACAAGTCTATAATCTCGAGAAGAGTGCCGGACCACCTTGTTTACCAACTGGACATGAAATG AATACTCCTGAAAATGGGGATCTGAATTCTGAAGTAGTTGCTACCCAAGCATTGGTGGACAAACTGATTGATGAAAATGTGGAGCTTGTTGAGAAG gTGAAAAATTTATATGTGGAGCTGGAACGAAGAGATCCACCAATGGAGATATCTTCATATTTAGGTTCTGATGTAATTACCACAAGCTCTGAGGCAGCTCGCACTGCCAATGAATCAGCCCTTGGGTCACACAAGATGCCTGGAGCCGTTCACAAGCATGAAGTTGATCATACTACAGAGCCAAAATCTCAACCCAGTGAAGCACTATTGCAGTCAAGTGAAAGGCTGCAATCTCTGAAAGACACCATTGACAAAACTGTGAGTGATGATGAGCATGGGAGTAAGATAGATAGCAGAATTGTTGTAAATTCATCAGAAATCGAGTCTGATGAAATCGTGCAGATTCCTTTAGATGAAAATGAAGTTCAGTCAGCAGATTTAGAAGTCACAAGTGTGGATCAGGATCAGTATGAGGAGGAGGTTCCCCTCACCAATGCACCATTAATTGGTGCTCCATTCCGTTTGATATCCTTTTTTGCTAGATACGTGAGTGGTGCTGATTTGGTTAATAAGAACTCGGCAACCTCAAACCAATAA
- the LOC107031681 gene encoding ankyrin repeat domain-containing protein 26 isoform X3, translated as MEEEKKKRKNKKKKNKQTKVIENNAVGVEESASSNQNHPAEIRGSEAHTDDTSGIDDDSNRHDTEGAKVSSLAENEKHRRMDSEAIFEEKLKQFSWEKDASLLKESNLNERIKQLQNENNSHLHKEASFEMKIMQLQDQISSLRRQEANQEEKIRQLHMEKDLYLQKEAEFEMKNSQLQSEKNSWLLKEGGLEKRNNELVEEVEKLNSKRHEYQVNLEKKVKEMEKETENRVQKEVSLEERISVLVDEVENSNTTRVSLEEEVKETEKERENWVQKEKSFREIISSLSGDNALLETQVKEFEELRTNILQENQLLKANIQVLQTQVYNLEKSAGPPCLPTGHEMVKNLYVELERRDPPMEISSYLGSDVITTSSEAARTANESALGSHKMPGAVHKHEVDHTTEPKSQPSEALLQSSERLQSLKDTIDKTVSDDEHGSKIDSRIVVNSSEIESDEIVQIPLDENEVQSADLEVTSVDQDQYEEEVPLTNAPLIGAPFRLISFFARYVSGADLVNKNSATSNQ; from the exons atggaagaagagaagaagaagaggaagaacaagaaaaagaagaataaacaAACCAAAGTAATAGAAAATAATGCCGTCGGTGTAGAAGAATCCGCTTCCTCCAATCAGAACCATCCTGCTGAAATACGTGGTTCTGAAGCACATACTGATGATACTTCGGGGATAGATGACGATTCTAATAGACATGACACTGAGGGTGCCAAAGTC TCATCTTTAGCGGAGAACGAGAAACACCGTAGGATGGATTCAGAG GCTATCTTCGAGGAGAAACTTAAACAGTTCTCATGGGAAAAAGATGCCAGTTTACTGAAGGAG TCTAACTTGAACGAGAGGATTAAACAACTTCAGAATGAAAATAACAGTCATCTGCATAAAGAG GCTAGTTTTGAGATGAAAATCATGCAATTGCAAGATCAAATTAGTAGTCTCAGGAGGCAAGAG GCTAACCAAGAAGAAAAGATAAGACAATTGCATATGGAGAAGGATCTTTACTTGCAGAAAGAG gctgagtttgagatgaagaaTTCTCAGTTACAAAGTGAAAAGAATTCCTGGCTTCTAAAGGAG GGTGGCTTAGAGAAAAGAAATAATGAGTTGGTGGAGGAAGTGGAGAAGTTGAATTCAAAGAGG CATGAATATCAGGtcaatttggaaaaaaaagtaaaagagatGGAGAAGGAAACAGAAAACAGGGTCCAGAAGGAG GTTAGCTTGGAGGAAAGAATCAGTGTGTTGGTGGATGAAGTGGAAAATTCAAATACAACGAgg GTGAGCTTGGAGGAGGAAGTAAAAGAGACGGAGAAGGAAAGAGAGAACTGGGTCCAAAAGGAG AAATCATTCAGAGAAATAATTTccagcctaagtggtgataatGCACTTTTAGAGACGCAG GTGAAGGAGTTCGAAGAGTTGAGGACCAATATATTACAAGAAAATCAGTTACTGAAAGCAAATATACAAGTACTGCAGACACAAGTCTATAATCTCGAGAAGAGTGCCGGACCACCTTGTTTACCAACTGGACATGAAATG gTGAAAAATTTATATGTGGAGCTGGAACGAAGAGATCCACCAATGGAGATATCTTCATATTTAGGTTCTGATGTAATTACCACAAGCTCTGAGGCAGCTCGCACTGCCAATGAATCAGCCCTTGGGTCACACAAGATGCCTGGAGCCGTTCACAAGCATGAAGTTGATCATACTACAGAGCCAAAATCTCAACCCAGTGAAGCACTATTGCAGTCAAGTGAAAGGCTGCAATCTCTGAAAGACACCATTGACAAAACTGTGAGTGATGATGAGCATGGGAGTAAGATAGATAGCAGAATTGTTGTAAATTCATCAGAAATCGAGTCTGATGAAATCGTGCAGATTCCTTTAGATGAAAATGAAGTTCAGTCAGCAGATTTAGAAGTCACAAGTGTGGATCAGGATCAGTATGAGGAGGAGGTTCCCCTCACCAATGCACCATTAATTGGTGCTCCATTCCGTTTGATATCCTTTTTTGCTAGATACGTGAGTGGTGCTGATTTGGTTAATAAGAACTCGGCAACCTCAAACCAATAA
- the LOC107031681 gene encoding chaperone protein ClpB isoform X2, with protein MEEEKKKRKNKKKKNKQTKVIENNAVGVEESASSNQNHPAEIRGSEAHTDDTSGIDDDSNRHDTEGAKVSSLAENEKHRRMDSEAIFEEKLKQFSWEKDASLLKESNLNERIKQLQNENNSHLHKEASFEMKIMQLQDQISSLRRQEANQEEKIRQLHMEKDLYLQKEAEFEMKNSQLQSEKNSWLLKEGGLEKRNNELVEEVEKLNSKRVNLEKKVKEMEKETENRVQKEVSLEERISVLVDEVENSNTTRVSLEEEVKETEKERENWVQKEKSFREIISSLSGDNALLETQVKEFEELRTNILQENQLLKANIQVLQTQVYNLEKSAGPPCLPTGHEMNTPENGDLNSEVVATQALVDKLIDENVELVEKVKNLYVELERRDPPMEISSYLGSDVITTSSEAARTANESALGSHKMPGAVHKHEVDHTTEPKSQPSEALLQSSERLQSLKDTIDKTVSDDEHGSKIDSRIVVNSSEIESDEIVQIPLDENEVQSADLEVTSVDQDQYEEEVPLTNAPLIGAPFRLISFFARYVSGADLVNKNSATSNQ; from the exons atggaagaagagaagaagaagaggaagaacaagaaaaagaagaataaacaAACCAAAGTAATAGAAAATAATGCCGTCGGTGTAGAAGAATCCGCTTCCTCCAATCAGAACCATCCTGCTGAAATACGTGGTTCTGAAGCACATACTGATGATACTTCGGGGATAGATGACGATTCTAATAGACATGACACTGAGGGTGCCAAAGTC TCATCTTTAGCGGAGAACGAGAAACACCGTAGGATGGATTCAGAG GCTATCTTCGAGGAGAAACTTAAACAGTTCTCATGGGAAAAAGATGCCAGTTTACTGAAGGAG TCTAACTTGAACGAGAGGATTAAACAACTTCAGAATGAAAATAACAGTCATCTGCATAAAGAG GCTAGTTTTGAGATGAAAATCATGCAATTGCAAGATCAAATTAGTAGTCTCAGGAGGCAAGAG GCTAACCAAGAAGAAAAGATAAGACAATTGCATATGGAGAAGGATCTTTACTTGCAGAAAGAG gctgagtttgagatgaagaaTTCTCAGTTACAAAGTGAAAAGAATTCCTGGCTTCTAAAGGAG GGTGGCTTAGAGAAAAGAAATAATGAGTTGGTGGAGGAAGTGGAGAAGTTGAATTCAAAGAGG GtcaatttggaaaaaaaagtaaaagagatGGAGAAGGAAACAGAAAACAGGGTCCAGAAGGAG GTTAGCTTGGAGGAAAGAATCAGTGTGTTGGTGGATGAAGTGGAAAATTCAAATACAACGAgg GTGAGCTTGGAGGAGGAAGTAAAAGAGACGGAGAAGGAAAGAGAGAACTGGGTCCAAAAGGAG AAATCATTCAGAGAAATAATTTccagcctaagtggtgataatGCACTTTTAGAGACGCAG GTGAAGGAGTTCGAAGAGTTGAGGACCAATATATTACAAGAAAATCAGTTACTGAAAGCAAATATACAAGTACTGCAGACACAAGTCTATAATCTCGAGAAGAGTGCCGGACCACCTTGTTTACCAACTGGACATGAAATG AATACTCCTGAAAATGGGGATCTGAATTCTGAAGTAGTTGCTACCCAAGCATTGGTGGACAAACTGATTGATGAAAATGTGGAGCTTGTTGAGAAG gTGAAAAATTTATATGTGGAGCTGGAACGAAGAGATCCACCAATGGAGATATCTTCATATTTAGGTTCTGATGTAATTACCACAAGCTCTGAGGCAGCTCGCACTGCCAATGAATCAGCCCTTGGGTCACACAAGATGCCTGGAGCCGTTCACAAGCATGAAGTTGATCATACTACAGAGCCAAAATCTCAACCCAGTGAAGCACTATTGCAGTCAAGTGAAAGGCTGCAATCTCTGAAAGACACCATTGACAAAACTGTGAGTGATGATGAGCATGGGAGTAAGATAGATAGCAGAATTGTTGTAAATTCATCAGAAATCGAGTCTGATGAAATCGTGCAGATTCCTTTAGATGAAAATGAAGTTCAGTCAGCAGATTTAGAAGTCACAAGTGTGGATCAGGATCAGTATGAGGAGGAGGTTCCCCTCACCAATGCACCATTAATTGGTGCTCCATTCCGTTTGATATCCTTTTTTGCTAGATACGTGAGTGGTGCTGATTTGGTTAATAAGAACTCGGCAACCTCAAACCAATAA